From one Eptesicus fuscus isolate TK198812 chromosome 3, DD_ASM_mEF_20220401, whole genome shotgun sequence genomic stretch:
- the LOC103304300 gene encoding CD59 glycoprotein-like codes for MGSKGGFTLLGVLIILSVLYDSGYSLQCYTCINPVGSCSIIKNCTVNFDACLYVKAETRTYYQCWKFENCNYNYLSNDLGEKTLQYECCQKDLCNKSKKSSSGTSITGTIALLVTPLLTAFWRLLI; via the coding sequence ATGGGAAGCAAAGGAGGGTTCACCCTGCTTGGGGTCTTGATCATCCTTTCTGTCCTCTATGATTCAGGTTATAGCCTGCAGTGCTACACCTGTATCAACCCAGTTGGTTCGTGCAGTATCATCAAAAACTGTACAGTTAATTTTGATGCATGTCTCTACGTCAAAGCCGAGACACGAACGTACTACCAGTGTTGGAAGTTTGAAAACTGCAACTACAACTACCTCTCAAATGACTTAGGAGAGAAGACTCTACAGTACGAATGCTGCCAGAAGGACCTGtgtaacaaaagtaaaaaaagcaGCAGTGGGACGAGCATAACAGGGACCATCGCTCTGCTGGTGACTCCGCTGCTCACAGCATTCTGGAGACTTCTTATCTAA